The following proteins come from a genomic window of Rutidosis leptorrhynchoides isolate AG116_Rl617_1_P2 chromosome 10, CSIRO_AGI_Rlap_v1, whole genome shotgun sequence:
- the LOC139871918 gene encoding phototropic-responsive NPH3 family protein NPY2-like translates to MKFMKLGSKPDSFQAEDNVWYVASELATDIVINVGDAKFYLHKFPLLSKSARLQKLVASTNEGIGNGDEIDIHDIPGGPAAFEICAKFCYGMTVTLNAYNVVDARCAAEYLEMHETMEKGNLIYKIDVFLNSSLFRSWKDSIIVLQTTRSMMTLSDEVKLVSHCIDAIASKVSVDVSKVDWSYTYNRTKLPEENNNHVINGGLRSISVPADWWVEDLAELELDLYKRVLVNIKNKGLVQDEVIGEALKAFAFRRLPGFNKGMVQSGDMTKTRSIVDTIVWLLPSEKGSVSCSFLLKLLKTASLVDSGELGKRELVKKIGQHLEEASVQDLLIRAKESEPTIYDVKVVQKIVEEFKVRDQDLNGEFREGNEIQEVKRSTGGILSEASKLMVAKLVDSYLAEIAKDQNLPLSMFIDLAESVRGFLRPSHDGIYRAIDMYLKAHPGISKSERKKICKLMDCKKLSADACMHAVQNERLPLRVVVQVLFFEQVRAAASSGSSTPDLPKTIMDLNSASHGSSRTTTTNTDEDWDAVPSAEELKALRGELASLRLERNGGSHVKSPGHKVKGLLGTKRILTKIWSSKGGGTTENSGSDSSGNVGDGNSDEVKTAATPSRKGRHSVS, encoded by the exons ATGAAGTTCATGAAACTTGGATCAAAGCCCGATTCGTTTCAGGCTGAAGATAATGTTTG GTATGTAGCTTCAGAGTTGGCAACCGATATCGTCATTAATGTAGGAGATGCAAAGTTCTATTTACACAAG TTTCCGTTGTTGTCAAAGAGTGCTCGTTTACAGAAATTAGTAGCAAGCACTAATGAAGGGATCGGGAACGGAGATGAAATCGATATTCACGACATTCCTGGTGGACCTGCTGCTTTTGAGATATGCGCCAAATTCTGTTACGGTATGACTGTAACCTTAAACGCGTACAATGTTGTCGATGCTCGATGTGCAGCCGAATATCTCGAGATGCACGAAACAATGGAAAAAGGAAACCTGATTTATAAAATCGATGTTTTCCTTAACTCAAGTCTATTCAGAAGCTGGAAAGATTCAATCATAGTACTCCAAACCACTAGATCGATGATGACGTTGTCCGATGAAGTGAAGCTAGTAAGCCATTGTATTGATGCCATAGCTTCAAAAGTATCTGTTGATGTTTCAAAGGTTGACTGGTCTTATACGTATAATCGTACAAAGCTTCCGGAAGAAAACAATAATCACGTGATAAACGGAGGGCTTAGAAGTATAAGTGTGCCGGCAGATTGGTGGGTCGAGGATTTAGCTGAACTCGAGCTTGATTTATACAAACGGGTTCTCGTGAACATAAAAAACAAAGGTTTAGTACAAGATGAAGTGATCGGAGAAGCTTTAAAAGCTTTCGCGTTTAGACGATTACCCGGGTTTAACAAAGGTATGGTACAAAGCGGTGATATGACGAAAACGAGATCGATAGTTGACACGATTGTGTGGCTATTGCCGTCTGAAAAAGGTAGCGTTTCGTGTAGTTTTTTACTAAAGCTTCTAAAAACGGCGAGTTTGGTTGACTCGGGTGAACTCGGGAAGAGAGAATTGGTCAAAAAGATTGGTCAACATCTTGAGGAGGCGTCGGTTCAGGATCTTTTGATCCGAGCCAAAGAAAGTGAGCCGACGATATATGATGTGAAAGTTGTTCAAAAGATAGTTGAAGAGTTTAAGGTTCGAGATCAAGATCTAAACGGCGAGTTTCGAGAGGGTAATGAGATTCAAGAAGTCAAAAGGTCAACGGGAGGGATATTATCAGAAGCTTCAAAGTTAATGGTGGCTAAACTTGTCGATTCGTATCTTGCTGAAATTGCGAAGGACCAGAACTTACCTCTTTCAATGTTCATTGATCTTGCTGAGTCGGTTAGAGGCTTTTTGAGGCCGTCACACGATGGGATATATCGAGCCATTGATATGTATCTTAAG GCACATCCTGGAATCAGCAAGAGTGAGAGGAAAAAAATCTGCAAGCTGATGGACTGCAAGAAGCTCTCAGCTGATGCGTGCATGCACGCAGTTCAAAACGAGCGGCTCCCATTGCGTGTAGTGGTTCAAGTCCTCTTCTTCGAACAGGTTCGTGCTGCAGCTTCATCTGGCAGCAGCACACCTGACTTACCGAAAACAATCATGGACCTCAATAGTGCGTCTCACGGCAGCTCGAGAACAACCACGACCAACACCGACGAAGACTGGGATGCGGTTCCGTCAGCTGAAGAGCTCAAAGCGTTAAGGGGTGAGTTAGCCTCGCTTAGATTGGAACGAAACGGTGGTAGTCATGTAAAGAGTCCGGGTCATAAAGTCAAAGGTCTACTTGGGACGAAGAGGATTTTGACTAAAATTTGGTCGAGTAAAGGTGGTGGAACCACGGAGAATAGTGGGTCCGATTCTTCGGGAAATGTTGGGGATGGTAACAGTGATGAAGTGAAAACGGCTGCAACGCCTTCAAGAAAAGGGCGACATTCGGTATCTTAG